A genome region from Candidatus Zixiibacteriota bacterium includes the following:
- the thiC gene encoding phosphomethylpyrimidine synthase ThiC, giving the protein MIEVESLEKEELEKVASEEKVSLDFLTENISSGRIVILKNRLHKNTKPVGIGKGLRTKVNANLGTSPDFVDFDLELKKLEISIKYGADTVMDLSTGGDIRDLRIEMVKKSTIPIGTVPIYETVCNLTKQGKSPEEMTKDDLFSVIRDHLETGVDFITVHCGLTRRALETIDKKKRLTGIVSRGGSFLARWMRKNQKENPLYEYYDELLDLAKTYNATLSLGDGLRPGSIADATDRIQIDELLVLGELVQRAREKGVFAMVEGPGHVPIQEIEANVLLEKKLCEDAPFYVLGPLVIDCAPGYDHIVSAIGGAIAGACGADFLCYVTPAEHLTLPSLEDVREGIIASRIAAHAADIAKGVKGARNIDEEISKARKSFEWDKMMALSLDPEKTREKRGRIPADYRKCGMCGEFCAMRENL; this is encoded by the coding sequence ATGATAGAAGTCGAGTCTTTAGAAAAAGAAGAGCTTGAAAAGGTCGCTTCAGAGGAGAAGGTATCTCTTGATTTTTTGACTGAGAATATCAGCTCTGGAAGAATAGTCATCCTCAAAAACCGTCTGCACAAAAATACAAAACCGGTTGGAATTGGTAAGGGGCTAAGGACTAAGGTCAATGCTAATTTAGGTACCTCGCCAGATTTTGTGGATTTCGACCTGGAGTTGAAGAAATTGGAGATCTCGATTAAATACGGGGCAGATACAGTGATGGACCTTTCCACTGGCGGAGATATAAGGGATTTAAGGATTGAGATGGTAAAAAAGTCCACGATTCCGATAGGAACCGTGCCGATCTATGAAACCGTGTGCAATCTGACAAAGCAGGGGAAAAGCCCGGAGGAAATGACTAAGGACGACCTTTTCTCAGTTATACGTGACCACCTGGAGACAGGAGTAGATTTCATCACTGTTCATTGCGGTCTGACCAGGAGGGCTCTGGAGACAATAGACAAAAAGAAAAGATTAACCGGAATCGTAAGCCGGGGAGGCTCGTTTCTTGCCCGCTGGATGAGAAAAAATCAAAAGGAAAATCCCCTGTACGAGTATTATGACGAGCTTCTGGACCTGGCTAAAACATATAATGCTACCTTAAGTTTAGGGGATGGCTTAAGACCAGGCTCGATTGCCGATGCTACTGATAGGATTCAGATCGATGAGCTTTTGGTCTTAGGAGAGCTGGTCCAGAGAGCAAGGGAGAAAGGCGTTTTCGCAATGGTGGAAGGCCCTGGTCACGTTCCTATTCAGGAGATAGAAGCTAATGTGCTCTTAGAGAAGAAGCTGTGCGAGGATGCGCCTTTTTACGTCTTAGGACCTCTGGTCATAGATTGCGCTCCAGGTTATGACCATATCGTCTCTGCCATAGGAGGCGCTATTGCTGGTGCCTGCGGGGCTGATTTCCTCTGCTATGTTACTCCAGCCGAACATCTAACCCTGCCGAGCTTGGAAGATGTCAGAGAAGGTATTATCGCTTCTAGGATAGCTGCCCATGCGGCTGACATTGCCAAAGGAGTAAAAGGTGCCAGGAATATAGATGAGGAGATCTCAAAGGCGCGCAAATCGTTCGAATGGGATAAGATGATGGCTTTAAGCCTGGATCCTGAAAAGACCAGGGAGAAAAGAGGAAGAATCCCGGCAGATTACAGAAAATGCGGTATGTGCGGGGAATTTTGCGCGATGAGGGAAAATCTGTAA